In a genomic window of Akkermansia massiliensis:
- a CDS encoding SUMF1/EgtB/PvdO family nonheme iron enzyme has translation MFDLPHNFGDYTLVAFIGRTRGGMLYQAIQQGMDRSVFLELLEPDNPEGVGVEDFLMKARTRAAVSAPVLGTVYEASQAQGYWFVTSEQLGGASLQSMLDRGQTLSMKDLLKVIETVGGMCGRYERLQTAFNVMEPRHIFLDDKSAVRLMNTAMPGDFHEEISRAQMKRLGADLLPLVTPDVPGTTRMRTLLEWMREGQNGKPMQWDQVMELIAAVREQLGLSPRATTHRYTVPVEPRRNSGKWMLWTGTGLLGAGIAAAAVFLLFPREETSTPAPPPAPKHYPDFCASDHTEVRVNLPGGGELIVGAHEITLESYRLFLDQWARLTPELREEYSHPDQPDKQTATHIPEDWEAMWKAASTSGGKWKGRKITPRSPVVNVTFWDAWAYASWKPVAPGEPRYRLPARGEWMALGNMLETGEKGDKTLVIDRYSNDYDLKTGICGMASGVMEWTSSMEKDPARVKEPPGPVACGGDWRQPGITNRVEYLRSRGESRDNLGFRIVRDVR, from the coding sequence ATGTTCGACCTCCCCCACAACTTCGGCGACTATACGCTGGTGGCGTTCATTGGCCGCACGCGGGGGGGGATGCTCTACCAGGCCATCCAGCAGGGCATGGACCGCTCCGTGTTCCTGGAGCTGCTGGAGCCGGACAACCCGGAAGGCGTGGGCGTGGAGGATTTTCTGATGAAGGCCCGCACGCGCGCCGCCGTCAGCGCGCCGGTGCTGGGAACCGTCTATGAGGCATCCCAGGCCCAGGGGTACTGGTTCGTCACCAGCGAGCAACTGGGGGGGGCCTCCCTCCAGTCCATGCTGGACCGCGGGCAGACCCTGTCCATGAAGGACCTGCTGAAAGTGATTGAAACGGTCGGCGGCATGTGCGGCAGGTATGAACGCCTGCAAACCGCCTTCAACGTCATGGAGCCGCGCCACATCTTCCTGGATGACAAATCCGCCGTGCGGCTGATGAATACGGCCATGCCCGGCGACTTTCATGAAGAAATATCCCGTGCGCAGATGAAACGCCTGGGGGCCGACCTGCTGCCCCTGGTGACGCCGGACGTGCCCGGAACCACCCGCATGCGCACCCTGCTGGAATGGATGCGGGAGGGCCAGAACGGCAAGCCGATGCAGTGGGACCAGGTCATGGAGCTGATTGCCGCGGTCCGCGAACAGCTGGGGCTTTCCCCTCGCGCCACCACGCACCGCTATACCGTTCCCGTGGAACCCCGCAGAAACTCCGGAAAATGGATGCTCTGGACCGGAACGGGCCTGCTGGGCGCAGGAATAGCCGCGGCTGCCGTTTTTCTTTTATTCCCCCGGGAGGAAACCTCCACGCCTGCTCCGCCCCCGGCGCCGAAACACTATCCGGATTTCTGCGCCAGCGACCATACGGAAGTCCGCGTGAACCTTCCCGGCGGCGGGGAACTGATCGTGGGGGCCCATGAAATTACCCTGGAATCCTACCGCCTGTTTCTGGACCAGTGGGCGCGCCTTACCCCGGAACTGAGGGAGGAATACTCCCATCCGGACCAGCCGGACAAGCAGACCGCCACCCATATCCCCGAGGACTGGGAAGCCATGTGGAAGGCGGCCTCCACTTCAGGAGGCAAATGGAAGGGCAGGAAAATAACGCCCCGCTCCCCCGTCGTCAACGTCACCTTCTGGGATGCCTGGGCATACGCGAGCTGGAAGCCCGTGGCCCCCGGAGAGCCGCGTTACCGCCTGCCCGCGCGCGGGGAATGGATGGCCCTGGGGAACATGCTGGAAACGGGTGAAAAGGGAGACAAGACCCTGGTGATTGACAGATACAGCAATGATTACGACTTAAAGACGGGCATTTGCGGCATGGCTTCCGGCGTGATGGAATGGACCTCTTCCATGGAAAAGGACCCCGCGCGCGTGAAGGAGCCGCCGGGCCCGGTGGCCTGCGGCGGGGACTGGAGGCAGCCCGGCATCACCAACCGGGTGGAATACCTGCGCTCCCGCGGTGAAAGCCGGGACAACCTGGGCTTCAGAATCGTGCGGGACGTCCGCTGA
- a CDS encoding DUF58 domain-containing protein: protein MDKASDILKRVRRIELRARHLATENFAGQYQSGFRGQGLDFDDFREYTPGDDPRFIDWKVTARMNSPFVRRFREEREQAVILAVDVSGSMHYASSAARASKLDYAAEVAAVLAFSAAQSGDKCGLLIYGNSHSHYIPPAKGIKQTLRIVREIVASKNDGADQSIAEVARQLVLSQKKAAMVIMLSDFWSEHNKAALGQLNFKHDFIPIRIADPMELHLPDAGRVILKDPETGKSMFLNLARQDVREAHANVVHLHREKWTQDFRRLGIDFLDLQTTDNFMPPLQALFTRRSRKFSR from the coding sequence ATGGATAAAGCCTCAGACATTCTCAAGCGCGTGCGCCGCATTGAACTGCGCGCCAGGCATCTGGCCACGGAAAACTTCGCCGGGCAATACCAGTCCGGCTTCCGCGGCCAGGGGCTGGACTTTGACGACTTCCGGGAATACACGCCGGGAGACGATCCCCGCTTCATTGACTGGAAGGTGACGGCCAGGATGAACTCCCCCTTCGTGCGTCGCTTCCGGGAGGAACGGGAGCAGGCCGTCATTCTGGCGGTGGACGTCAGCGGCTCCATGCACTACGCCTCCTCCGCGGCCCGGGCTTCCAAGCTGGACTATGCGGCGGAAGTGGCCGCGGTGCTCGCCTTCAGCGCGGCCCAGAGCGGGGACAAGTGCGGCCTTCTCATTTACGGGAACAGCCACTCCCATTACATTCCCCCGGCCAAGGGCATCAAGCAGACCCTGCGCATCGTCCGTGAAATCGTAGCCAGTAAAAACGACGGGGCGGATCAAAGCATCGCGGAGGTAGCCCGGCAGCTCGTCCTTTCCCAGAAAAAGGCAGCCATGGTCATCATGCTCAGCGACTTCTGGAGCGAGCACAACAAGGCCGCCCTGGGACAGCTCAACTTCAAGCACGACTTCATCCCCATCCGCATCGCGGACCCGATGGAGCTGCACCTTCCGGACGCCGGGCGCGTCATCCTGAAAGACCCGGAAACCGGCAAAAGCATGTTCCTGAACCTCGCCCGCCAGGACGTCCGGGAAGCCCACGCCAACGTCGTGCACCTGCACCGTGAAAAATGGACGCAGGACTTCCGCCGCCTGGGCATCGATTTCCTGGACCTCCAGACCACGGACAACTTCATGCCGCCCCTCCAGGCCCTCTTCACCAGGAGGTCCCGCAAATTCTCACGCTAA
- a CDS encoding acyltransferase family protein has translation MSNSQNSPIPPGSEKHHYHILDGLRGVAAIVVVWFHIFEAYATSHVDQIINHGYLAVDFFFMLSGFVIGYAYDNRWKTMTTGEFIKRRLIRLQPMVAIGAVIGALIFYFQGCSVWDVSQVTVISLLVATFVNVLLIPSPPGLEIRGLGEMYPLNGPSWSLFFEYIGNLLYALFIRKLSTRSLAALVILAGCGLASFSFWGPNGDICSGFAMTGTEWTGGSLRLLYSFSAGLLLFRLFKPVNIKGSFWLCGISLAILLAMPRLGGEDAFWMNSLYETVCFAVFFPLILLFGASGKITDPYTDKICRFLGRISYPLYMVHYPFIYLYYAWVKNGDLSFSESLPGALAVVIGSILLAWLCLKFYDEPVRSFLAKHFLKRKNNRSLEPSSSVLQKKTDG, from the coding sequence ATGTCGAACTCACAGAACTCTCCCATCCCACCCGGAAGTGAAAAACATCACTACCACATTCTTGACGGATTGCGCGGGGTGGCCGCCATTGTCGTCGTGTGGTTCCATATCTTTGAAGCATACGCCACCAGCCATGTGGACCAAATCATCAACCACGGCTACCTGGCCGTTGACTTCTTCTTCATGCTGTCCGGGTTCGTCATCGGTTACGCCTACGACAACCGCTGGAAAACGATGACGACCGGGGAATTCATCAAGCGCCGCCTCATACGCCTGCAGCCCATGGTGGCGATCGGGGCGGTCATCGGCGCACTCATCTTTTATTTCCAGGGCTGTTCCGTATGGGATGTGTCCCAGGTCACGGTCATCTCCCTGCTGGTCGCCACCTTCGTCAATGTCCTGCTGATTCCGTCGCCTCCCGGTCTGGAAATCCGGGGACTGGGAGAGATGTACCCGCTCAACGGGCCAAGCTGGTCGCTATTCTTTGAATACATCGGCAACCTTCTCTATGCGCTGTTCATCCGGAAACTCTCCACGCGCTCCCTGGCGGCGCTGGTGATCCTGGCCGGATGCGGCCTGGCTTCCTTCAGCTTCTGGGGGCCCAATGGAGACATATGCTCCGGCTTCGCCATGACCGGCACGGAATGGACAGGCGGCTCCCTGCGCCTGCTGTACTCCTTCTCCGCCGGGCTGCTTCTGTTCCGCCTGTTCAAGCCCGTCAACATCAAGGGTTCCTTCTGGCTGTGCGGCATCTCCCTCGCCATCCTGCTGGCCATGCCCCGCCTGGGAGGAGAAGACGCTTTCTGGATGAACAGCCTCTATGAAACCGTGTGCTTCGCGGTCTTCTTCCCCCTTATCCTCCTCTTTGGCGCTTCCGGAAAAATCACTGATCCCTATACGGATAAAATATGCCGGTTCCTGGGCAGAATCTCCTACCCCCTGTACATGGTGCATTACCCGTTCATCTATCTGTATTATGCGTGGGTGAAAAACGGAGACCTCTCCTTCTCTGAATCCCTCCCCGGTGCCCTGGCCGTCGTCATCGGGAGCATCCTGCTGGCCTGGCTGTGCCTGAAATTCTACGATGAACCGGTCCGGAGCTTCCTGGCGAAGCATTTCCTGAAACGGAAAAATAACCGCAGCCTTGAGCCTTCATCTTCCGTACTCCAAAAAAAGACGGACGGCTAA
- the gatC gene encoding Asp-tRNA(Asn)/Glu-tRNA(Gln) amidotransferase subunit GatC — protein sequence MSTPQIDVAYIAKLARIDLTEEEAALFSKDLDKVLAYITKLESYDVTGIAPMNHPLPTMDVMRKDVPEPGLSQEEALSNAPQQSQGQFRTPKVVESA from the coding sequence ATGAGCACGCCCCAAATCGACGTAGCCTACATTGCCAAACTGGCGCGCATCGACCTGACGGAGGAAGAAGCCGCCCTCTTTTCCAAGGACCTGGACAAAGTCCTGGCCTACATCACCAAGCTGGAATCCTACGACGTCACGGGCATCGCCCCCATGAACCATCCCCTGCCCACGATGGACGTAATGCGCAAGGACGTTCCGGAACCCGGCCTTTCCCAGGAGGAAGCCCTTTCCAACGCCCCCCAGCAGTCCCAGGGGCAGTTCCGCACGCCCAAGGTGGTGGAATCCGCCTGA
- a CDS encoding S1C family serine protease, with protein MVMKLSSCACLLPLACSLLPSALAEGFNGSLDFEQRINGKTVLKTIEPIRERLQDLSAVFFSGHDVVIYGIVLSPDGYIATKASELHYHQNLVVRIGSSKYGHFKEIGTDPATDIAVVKVDAASLPAPGPVSNEAAMGMMVVSNGSTTRTSRRPQLGTLSAARRPIPNGDTAYMGVIFGTPCSIQEVVKDGPAAKAGAMAGDEILEVDGTPITTLEAVSPILSKKEIGEKVTLKVRRKGKKLSYAITLGSRRQALGEDAPEDSNDLISGGFSKRRDDFPMVLQHDTPSRHTLMGGPLLNLKGELIGMNIARVNRAENYALPISVVQESVQRILKNAPQPERKPQGDS; from the coding sequence ATGGTCATGAAACTCTCCTCCTGCGCCTGCCTGCTGCCCCTGGCCTGTTCCCTTCTTCCCTCCGCCCTGGCGGAAGGGTTTAACGGGAGCCTGGATTTTGAACAGCGCATCAACGGGAAAACCGTTCTGAAAACCATTGAGCCCATCCGGGAACGGCTCCAGGATTTGAGCGCGGTTTTCTTTTCCGGCCATGACGTCGTGATTTACGGCATTGTACTGAGTCCGGACGGCTACATCGCCACCAAGGCCTCGGAACTCCATTACCACCAGAACCTGGTGGTCCGGATAGGTTCCTCCAAGTACGGCCATTTCAAGGAGATTGGCACGGACCCGGCCACGGACATTGCCGTGGTGAAGGTGGACGCCGCCAGCCTGCCCGCCCCCGGCCCCGTCAGCAATGAGGCCGCCATGGGCATGATGGTGGTCAGCAACGGCTCCACCACCCGCACTTCCAGGCGCCCCCAGCTGGGCACCCTAAGCGCGGCGCGGCGGCCCATCCCGAACGGAGACACGGCCTACATGGGCGTGATTTTCGGCACCCCCTGCTCCATTCAGGAGGTCGTCAAGGACGGTCCCGCCGCCAAGGCGGGAGCCATGGCCGGAGACGAGATTCTGGAGGTGGACGGCACGCCCATCACCACGCTGGAAGCCGTTTCCCCCATCCTGTCCAAGAAGGAGATCGGGGAAAAAGTGACGCTGAAGGTCAGGCGCAAGGGCAAAAAGCTTTCCTACGCCATCACGCTGGGCTCCCGGCGGCAGGCCCTGGGGGAAGACGCTCCCGAGGATTCCAACGACCTGATCAGCGGGGGCTTCAGCAAACGCAGGGATGATTTTCCGATGGTCCTCCAGCATGACACCCCTTCCCGGCATACGCTGATGGGCGGCCCGCTGCTCAACCTGAAAGGGGAGCTCATCGGCATGAACATCGCCAGAGTGAACCGGGCGGAAAATTACGCCCTGCCCATCAGCGTGGTGCAGGAGAGCGTGCAGCGCATCCTGAAAAACGCGCCGCAGCCGGAAAGGAAGCCGCAGGGGGATTCCTGA
- a CDS encoding BACON domain-containing protein — MNTINILNGVTLASQEEVTGHTGNTTMHLTEEERTAWNSAAAIPDSSGTYTGNNTHAGVETFNGAVVLNGPVTSDALETGRMLAKVTACSCIPLISAFNATVKQKGPMGFNISRPADGRPVKVGGTGNPWGWWSKDKVVVQINFVPDERAVFEVGSCTFADFTAPPEDHYAYAHTIRQTGNAAGIYISLQIDSALRKFRVKYHSRLSNSAVAPGVLSVYEWDMPEEFYNVKMARLIYAYRHQYLDVYYVTPSGELKLIAATPASQGYAITEAQLLFHGNSEIYSAIAHVEDNKLRDWLGKQPLPYSRSKWVERNSNAPLSGIDLPSAGGSSSLTLNSGAGSAWTLVSKPDWLDAGAEHWENGAVVTVSAGAAEETRNGSLILATDGNHEAAGVKAYEKVVITQTVQA, encoded by the coding sequence ATGAATACTATTAATATTCTCAATGGAGTCACCCTGGCATCCCAGGAGGAAGTAACCGGACATACCGGGAATACAACGATGCATCTTACGGAAGAAGAGCGTACGGCCTGGAATTCCGCCGCCGCTATTCCTGACTCATCCGGCACTTACACCGGCAACAACACGCACGCAGGCGTGGAAACATTCAACGGGGCTGTCGTTCTGAACGGCCCCGTAACATCGGACGCACTGGAAACCGGGCGCATGCTCGCGAAGGTGACGGCTTGTTCCTGCATACCTCTGATAAGCGCCTTCAACGCGACGGTTAAGCAGAAGGGGCCTATGGGGTTCAATATCTCCAGGCCTGCCGACGGAAGGCCGGTAAAAGTGGGAGGCACCGGAAACCCGTGGGGATGGTGGAGCAAGGACAAGGTTGTCGTACAAATCAATTTTGTTCCGGATGAACGGGCCGTTTTTGAGGTGGGCTCATGCACGTTTGCGGATTTTACCGCTCCTCCGGAAGATCATTATGCCTATGCCCATACCATACGGCAAACAGGCAATGCCGCCGGCATTTATATCAGTCTTCAAATCGACAGTGCTCTGCGCAAATTCCGGGTGAAATATCATTCCAGGCTCTCGAATTCCGCCGTGGCTCCGGGGGTGCTGAGCGTTTATGAATGGGATATGCCGGAGGAATTTTACAATGTTAAAATGGCACGCCTCATTTATGCCTACCGCCACCAGTATCTGGACGTGTATTACGTGACGCCCTCAGGAGAACTGAAGCTTATCGCCGCTACGCCGGCCTCACAGGGTTACGCTATCACTGAAGCTCAATTGCTGTTTCATGGTAACAGTGAAATTTATTCCGCCATAGCGCACGTGGAAGATAACAAGCTGAGGGACTGGCTCGGCAAGCAGCCGCTTCCCTATTCCCGTTCCAAATGGGTTGAGCGCAATTCGAATGCTCCTTTATCCGGTATTGATCTGCCTTCTGCCGGGGGAAGCTCTTCGTTGACGCTGAATTCCGGCGCCGGTTCTGCATGGACGCTGGTTTCAAAGCCCGACTGGCTGGACGCAGGTGCGGAGCATTGGGAGAACGGCGCTGTCGTGACCGTATCAGCCGGAGCTGCGGAAGAAACGCGGAATGGCTCGCTCATCCTTGCGACGGATGGCAACCATGAGGCGGCCGGAGTTAAAGCCTATGAAAAAGTCGTCATCACGCAAACTGTCCAAGCGTGA
- a CDS encoding AAA family ATPase has protein sequence MDTREFNEIIAANSSWISALRTEVGKVVIGQQALVDRLILSLLCKGHVLLEGVPGLAKTLSVKAMAGTLHAQFARIQFTPDLLPADLLGTMIYNPEERQFTAKKGPIFANLILADEINRAPAKVQSALLEAMQERQVTLGETTYRLPDPFLVLATQNPIDQEGTYQLPEAQLDRFLFKVLVTYPTREEELQVLDLMASSAKPPETSPVTTPEQVAASRDLVNQIYIDDAVRGYIVDLVRATRFPETVDVKLRGLIRAGASPRATINLALAARANAFMHHRSFVTPQDIKDLAHDILRHRILLSYEAEAENISTDDVIDHILTKVPVP, from the coding sequence ATGGACACCCGAGAATTCAACGAAATTATCGCCGCGAACTCATCGTGGATTTCTGCTCTCAGAACGGAGGTAGGCAAGGTGGTCATCGGCCAGCAGGCGCTGGTGGACAGGTTGATCCTCAGCCTCCTCTGCAAGGGACACGTCCTGCTGGAAGGCGTGCCCGGCCTCGCCAAGACGCTCTCCGTAAAAGCCATGGCGGGCACGCTGCACGCGCAGTTCGCCCGCATCCAGTTCACGCCGGACCTTCTGCCGGCGGACTTGCTGGGCACCATGATCTATAATCCGGAGGAAAGGCAGTTCACTGCCAAGAAAGGCCCGATCTTCGCCAATCTCATCCTGGCGGACGAAATCAACCGCGCCCCGGCCAAGGTCCAGTCCGCCCTGCTGGAAGCCATGCAGGAACGTCAGGTAACCCTGGGGGAAACCACCTACCGCCTGCCGGACCCCTTCCTGGTGCTTGCCACGCAGAACCCCATTGACCAGGAAGGCACCTACCAGCTTCCGGAAGCCCAGCTTGACCGCTTCCTCTTCAAGGTTCTGGTCACCTACCCCACGCGCGAAGAAGAACTCCAGGTGCTGGACCTCATGGCCAGCTCCGCCAAGCCGCCGGAAACCTCCCCGGTCACCACGCCGGAACAGGTGGCGGCCTCCCGCGACCTGGTGAACCAGATTTACATTGACGACGCCGTGCGCGGCTACATCGTGGACCTGGTGCGCGCCACCCGCTTCCCGGAAACGGTGGACGTGAAACTGCGCGGCCTCATCCGCGCGGGCGCATCCCCGCGCGCCACCATCAACCTGGCCCTGGCGGCCCGCGCCAACGCCTTCATGCACCACCGCTCCTTCGTCACCCCGCAGGACATCAAGGACCTGGCCCATGACATCCTGCGCCACCGCATCCTTCTCTCCTATGAGGCGGAAGCGGAAAACATCTCCACGGACGACGTCATCGACCACATCCTGACGAAGGTTCCCGTGCCGTGA
- a CDS encoding S1C family serine protease, with the protein MNTAFRKPCFSAILCGAALLAPQARAQSADSAGILSTTPQSVEDLQRIEHQLQQVLPRVLPALVCIEVNNGSGTGILVSEKGLIFSAAHVVDKQGTVLKIILPDGTRLPGKTTAQNSDSDAGTAEITTKLNKNLPRVEKAEKLPRVGDWVFALGHGGGLDQKRGPMVRLGRVVSLKHGVIQTDCKLIRGDSGGPLFNLNGELIGIHSRVGSGLEDNLHVPMKDFDALMESPAGGKAPLPPSPERDG; encoded by the coding sequence ATGAACACGGCTTTCCGGAAACCCTGTTTTTCCGCCATTCTCTGCGGAGCGGCCCTGCTGGCTCCGCAGGCACGGGCGCAGTCCGCCGACAGCGCCGGAATCCTTTCCACCACGCCGCAGTCCGTGGAGGACCTCCAGCGGATTGAACACCAGCTCCAGCAGGTGCTTCCCCGGGTGCTCCCCGCCCTGGTCTGCATTGAAGTGAACAACGGCAGCGGCACCGGCATTCTGGTTTCGGAAAAAGGCCTGATTTTTTCAGCGGCCCATGTCGTTGATAAACAAGGAACCGTGCTCAAGATCATCCTGCCGGACGGCACCCGCCTGCCGGGAAAAACCACGGCGCAGAACAGCGATTCGGACGCCGGAACGGCTGAAATCACGACCAAATTGAACAAGAACCTTCCCCGCGTGGAGAAGGCGGAGAAACTGCCCCGCGTGGGGGACTGGGTGTTCGCGCTGGGGCACGGAGGCGGCCTGGACCAGAAACGCGGCCCGATGGTGCGCCTGGGGAGGGTGGTTTCCCTCAAGCACGGCGTCATTCAGACGGATTGCAAGCTGATCCGCGGGGATTCCGGCGGCCCTCTTTTCAACCTGAACGGGGAATTGATCGGCATTCACAGCCGGGTGGGTTCCGGGCTTGAAGACAATCTCCACGTTCCCATGAAGGATTTCGACGCACTGATGGAATCTCCCGCAGGCGGAAAGGCCCCCCTGCCTCCGTCACCGGAACGGGACGGCTAG
- the gatA gene encoding Asp-tRNA(Asn)/Glu-tRNA(Gln) amidotransferase subunit GatA — MSSIQGTLAQWRDRLRRKELSPAELVNLTADAIEADRTTNAYISFDREAALKAAAAADTSSPLAGIPIAVKDNINVLGQPTRCASRLLAPYASPYDATSIRLLKAAGGIPLGRTNMDEFAMGASGENSAYGVTRNPNAPDHIPGGSSSGSAAAVASATAIAALGSDTGGSIRQPAGHCGIVGLKPTYGRVSRYGLVAFASSLDQIGPMTRTVEDAAILLQAISGHDPKDSTSADEPVPDFEDALGRDVKGLKVGIPAEYFTSGNHPGISEAVQNTVKQLESLGAELVEISLPHADAVVAAYYIIACAEASSNLSRFDGVRYGKRAEDAAGLVELFSRTREEGFGPEVKRRIILGTYVLSSGYYDAYYSRAQKVRSLVARDFAEAFSRADIIVGPTSPAPAPKIGDSALDHLQTYLADIYTIPANLAGLPAMSIPCGTVKEGGMELPVGFQMTAPHFREDLLLKTGFALGK; from the coding sequence ATGTCAAGCATTCAAGGCACCCTGGCCCAGTGGCGCGACCGCCTGCGCCGCAAGGAACTTTCCCCCGCCGAACTGGTCAACCTGACGGCGGACGCCATTGAGGCGGACCGGACCACCAACGCCTATATCTCCTTTGACCGCGAGGCCGCCCTCAAGGCCGCGGCCGCGGCCGATACGTCCAGCCCCCTGGCCGGCATCCCCATCGCCGTGAAGGACAACATCAACGTCCTGGGCCAGCCGACACGCTGCGCCTCCCGCCTTCTGGCTCCCTATGCTTCTCCCTATGACGCCACCTCCATCCGCCTGCTGAAGGCGGCGGGCGGCATTCCCCTGGGCCGCACGAACATGGATGAATTCGCCATGGGCGCCAGCGGTGAAAACTCCGCCTACGGCGTCACGCGCAACCCGAACGCTCCGGACCACATCCCCGGCGGTTCTTCCAGCGGCTCCGCCGCCGCCGTCGCGTCCGCCACAGCCATCGCCGCGCTCGGTTCGGATACGGGCGGCTCCATCCGGCAGCCCGCCGGGCACTGTGGCATCGTGGGCCTCAAGCCCACCTACGGGCGCGTTTCCCGCTACGGGCTGGTGGCCTTCGCCTCTTCCCTGGACCAGATCGGCCCCATGACCCGGACGGTGGAAGACGCCGCCATCCTGCTCCAGGCCATCTCTGGTCACGACCCGAAGGATTCCACGTCCGCAGACGAGCCCGTGCCGGACTTTGAGGACGCGCTGGGCCGTGACGTCAAGGGCCTGAAAGTGGGCATCCCCGCGGAATATTTCACCTCCGGCAACCATCCGGGCATTTCCGAGGCCGTGCAGAACACCGTGAAGCAACTGGAAAGCCTGGGCGCGGAACTGGTGGAAATCAGCCTTCCCCACGCGGACGCCGTGGTGGCCGCCTATTATATCATCGCCTGCGCGGAGGCCTCCTCCAACCTCTCCCGGTTTGACGGCGTGCGCTACGGCAAGCGGGCGGAAGACGCCGCCGGCCTGGTGGAACTTTTCTCACGCACCCGTGAAGAAGGCTTCGGACCTGAAGTCAAGCGCCGCATCATCCTGGGAACCTACGTCCTCAGCTCCGGCTACTATGACGCCTACTACTCCCGCGCGCAGAAGGTCCGCTCCCTGGTCGCCAGGGACTTCGCGGAAGCCTTTTCCAGGGCGGACATCATCGTAGGCCCCACCTCTCCCGCCCCCGCCCCCAAAATCGGGGACTCCGCGCTGGACCACCTCCAGACCTACCTGGCGGACATCTACACCATCCCCGCCAACCTGGCCGGGCTGCCCGCCATGTCCATCCCCTGCGGAACCGTGAAGGAAGGCGGCATGGAGCTCCCCGTGGGCTTCCAGATGACGGCCCCCCATTTCCGGGAAGACCTTCTCTTGAAAACCGGATTTGCCCTTGGGAAATAA
- a CDS encoding tetratricopeptide repeat protein — MSESLPPEKNARDRAFGIACWTLGALAFVLLLMVGVSFSLTARTVVVEKVVETPVPVPVQQNPEGPAAVEEGDEPDTAGIAAVPAGSSEKPRSVEEMLRAADLSDPAGDPVPAAVAAPVPGGEGVSGQSPLPAENPAEAMPPMTEEVAELVKAARYAQIDGDLKVAVVKLEQAMRLEPDNPVVLYYYGLTYEWLRNADKSREFFLKVYTQREKAGKYFARAAQHLQAGFSSPADLRGDMSFGTILEYRDPECPAGERVKLIVPILMKDGLNVRPEDLRVIVQFFDKVNGKKVEKTHAPEPSSRCVTEPADWADGEEIMEVTYYMPPLTEEETIAYGSLKYYGYTAKLYYKGEPMDCHASPPVLFLLEQMNQSSPSGMPEIYDGGLLPPVEASPVSDSYDSLLPP, encoded by the coding sequence ATGAGCGAATCCCTTCCACCGGAAAAGAACGCCCGTGACCGCGCGTTCGGCATCGCCTGCTGGACGCTGGGCGCGCTGGCGTTCGTCCTGCTGCTGATGGTGGGCGTCTCCTTCAGCCTGACCGCCCGCACCGTGGTGGTGGAAAAAGTGGTGGAAACGCCCGTACCCGTTCCGGTGCAGCAAAATCCGGAAGGGCCGGCGGCTGTTGAAGAAGGGGACGAACCGGATACGGCAGGCATTGCGGCCGTTCCGGCGGGTTCTTCTGAAAAACCCCGTTCCGTGGAGGAAATGCTCCGGGCCGCCGATTTGTCGGATCCGGCGGGCGACCCGGTCCCTGCGGCAGTGGCAGCCCCAGTCCCGGGAGGGGAAGGCGTCTCCGGCCAGTCACCCCTGCCGGCTGAGAACCCGGCGGAAGCCATGCCGCCCATGACGGAGGAGGTGGCGGAGCTGGTCAAGGCGGCGCGGTATGCCCAGATTGACGGAGACCTTAAAGTAGCGGTGGTGAAGCTGGAGCAGGCCATGAGGCTGGAGCCGGACAACCCGGTGGTGCTTTATTACTACGGCCTCACCTATGAATGGCTGAGGAATGCGGATAAATCCCGGGAATTTTTTCTGAAAGTATACACCCAGCGGGAAAAGGCGGGGAAATACTTTGCGCGCGCGGCCCAGCACCTCCAGGCCGGTTTTTCCAGCCCTGCGGACCTGCGGGGCGATATGTCCTTCGGCACCATTCTGGAATACCGGGACCCGGAATGCCCCGCCGGGGAGCGCGTCAAGCTGATCGTACCCATCCTGATGAAGGATGGCCTGAACGTCAGGCCGGAGGACCTGCGCGTCATCGTCCAGTTCTTTGACAAGGTCAACGGCAAAAAGGTGGAAAAAACGCACGCTCCGGAACCCTCCTCGCGGTGCGTCACGGAACCTGCGGACTGGGCGGACGGAGAGGAAATCATGGAGGTGACCTACTATATGCCCCCCCTGACGGAGGAGGAGACGATCGCTTACGGAAGCCTCAAGTACTACGGCTACACCGCCAAATTGTACTACAAGGGTGAACCGATGGATTGCCATGCCTCCCCGCCTGTGCTATTTTTGCTGGAACAGATGAACCAGAGTTCCCCTTCCGGCATGCCTGAAATTTATGACGGCGGCCTGCTTCCCCCGGTGGAGGCGTCTCCGGTTTCCGACTCCTATGACTCCCTGCTGCCTCCCTGA